The Calothrix sp. PCC 7507 DNA segment TATATTTTCAGATAGGTCTGTTGATAGAGGACAATTCTCTTGACTTCTTACTGAAGTTGAGAAATTGGTAAGGAATAAAATTTTCCTTTTTCCTCTTTTCCCACCCTTTGCAAAGAATCGCAAAAGGTCTTTTTTGAGGGTAGTTTGGTATTGGGACATCACATAAAAACACAATACAAACCTGGATTCCGCAAATTTAAACCGAAATCCTTGTCTGTATTCGCACAACCCCCTTTACAGACCCAACGGGTTTATATAATAGTTCCTGTCAAGGGTAAATGTGTAATTTATTACTATTTTTTTACTAGAAACTTTACCAGGATTGCCATTGATTAGGAACAGTGCCATCGAAAATTCTTAACCTATAAACGTTACACCCAGCCACCAAAAACTGCCAAGCCGTAGTATTTCCAAGGAATTGCTACTGTTTCAAATCCAGCTATTGACAGCATTTGCACGTGGGTATCTAAAGTAGCTAGTTGATCTGAATGAGAGTAACCTTGAGTATCAGTAATGCCAACCTCGGCACGAGTTTCTGCGAGTTCTGGTCTTTGTTGGGTTATCCATTCTTCCCGTACCGCCTTGTAAACTTCTGCTAAGGCAGGTAATTCTGGTAGAATAGGGTCTGCATTCCAAAAACAGCCATTGTGCGTGAGACTGTCAGCTACCTGTTGAAATAGCTTGAATTTCATCTCATCTTCAAGATGATGAATCGCCAGAGATGACACAGAAGCATCAAATTCGTTGCCAATTTCAAATTTTTCTGGATTATTTGCCCAATCACCAAAATCTGCTTCAATACCAGTCCAGCGATGTTCATACCCAGATTTTTTGATTTTATCTTGGGCGAACTGCAGCATTCGGGGTGAGTAATCGAGGGCGATAACTTTAGCATCTGGAAATCGTTTGAGTATCTTCAGGGTAAGTTCGCCTGTACCGCAGCCTAATTCTAAAACGCGGTGAGTTGTTGGAGGTAAACAACAAGTTATTACTTCCAGCATCTCATCATACCGGGGTATTAGCTGACGAATACCAGTATCAAAATCAGCAGTGTTGGCAAATACTTCTCCGGGAAATAGCTGTGGCATAGTGCTGGCATTAGGTCTTGTATGGAATTACTTTTAACGTATCATTAGGGGGGTCTGAACATCAGACAGCCTAGCTCAAACAAGATTTTTCAGAATCGACGGAACTGTTCAATCAGTTTCAACAAAAAGAATACCGACAAAATCGCCCTACCTGCTATGGCTAGGACGATTGTTTATGAAGTGGTAATTATGGTTGCTAGAAAAAGCAGAGAAATTATCTTATCAGAGAGAAGAGCGATCGCTCCCTGCACCTCTTTCTAGTATTTTAAATCACTAGCACACTCAAGCTGTTATACCTTTCAGCAATGGGAATCCCAACTTCTCTCGTTGCTCTACATACAATTGAGCTATTTTCCTAGCCAAATGTCGAATTCTCGCAATGTATCGAGTCCTCTCCGTGACTGAGATTACACCTCTCGCATCCAGCAAATTAAACGTATGCGAACACTTAATCACATAATCTAAGCTCGGTAAAACCAATCCTCGCTCTGTTAACTGCGTAGCTTCCTGCTCATACAAATTAAATAGAGTCAGCAGCAACTCTGGATTGGAAGCTTCAAAGTTATATGTACACTGCTCAATTTCTCCCTGTAGATGCACATCACCATATGTAATGTAGTCCGTCCACTGGATTTTAGTAATCGCTTCCACTTCCTGGAGGTACATTGCCAGTCGCTCCAATCCATATGTAATCTCAATTGACACCGGACGACAATCAATACCTCCGCACTGTTGAAAGTAGGTAAATTGAGTAATTTCCATCCCATCCAACCATACTTCCCAGCCAGTACCCCAAGCCCCTACCGTCGCATCTTCCCAGTTATCCTCGACAAATCGGATATCGTGATCTTCGGGCCGAATACCTAAAGCCCTCAAAGAATCAAGATAAATCTCTTGGATATTATCTGGTGAAGGTTTAATCAACACTTGGTACTGATAATAATGTTGAAACCGATTGGGATTTTCCCCGTAGCGCCCATCTGTAGGGCGACGACATGGTTCTACATACGCCACAGCCCACGGTTCAGGTCCCAGCGCTCTCAAAAAAGTATGGGGGTTTTTCGTGCCTGCTCCCTTCTCCATATCGTAAGGTTGGGCAATTAGGCAACCGCGTTGACTGCCAGATATTTCTGCAAGAGACTCGCCCCAAAACTGATGCAATTTAGCTATTACCGACTGAAAATTCACGCTCTACTATTCCTTAGTCAGCACAATCCATACATCATTGTTGCCTACAACTTAGCACTGTGGGCAGTTTTGCAGCGACTTGAAAGAGTTCCAAAATTCTTTTGGAAAAACAGTTGACAGAAATATGGAGGTTCGATATATTGAATAAGTGCCTGAAGCGGAGCGCGAAAGAGCGACGCTGCGAGGAACACCGAACCTTGAAAATATTATAGTTTGAAAGCCAGTATACAACAAGTACCTTGCGTCAGTAAAGAAAATAACCTGACTGAGGTTGAAATCAGTCAAAAGAGCTAAAGAACTACTTACGTTCACAAAACGGAGAGTTTGATCCTGGCTCAGGATGAACGCTGGCGGTATGCTTAACACATGCAAGTCGAACGAAATCTTTAGGGATTGAGTGGCGGACGGGTGAGTAACGCGTGAGAATCTGCCTTCAGGTTGGGGACAACCACTGGAAACGGTGGCTAATACCGAATGTGCCGAGAGGTGAAAGGCTTGCTGCCTGAAGAAGAGCTCGCGTCTGATTAGCTAGTTGGTGGGGTAAGAGCCTACCAAGGCGACGATCAGTAGCTGGTCTGAGAGGATGATCAGCCACACTGGGACTGAGACACGGCCCAGACTCCTACGGGAGGCAGCAGTGGGGAATTTTCCGCAATGGGCGAAAGCCTGACGGAGCAATACCGCGTGAGGGAGGAAGGCTCTTGGGTCGTAAACCTCTTTTCTCAGGGAAGAAAAAAATGACGGTACCTGAGGAATAAGCATCGGCTAACTCCGTGCCAGCAGCCGCGGTAATACGGAGGATGCAAGCGTTATCCGGAATGATTGGGCGTAAAGCGTCCGCAGGTGGCTATGTAAGTCTGCTGTTAAAGAGTGAGGCTCAACCTCATAAAAGCAGTGGAAACTACAAGGCTAGAGTACGTTCGGGGCAGAGGGAATTCCTGGTGTAGCGGTGAAATGCGTAGAGATCAGGAAGAACACCGGTGGCGAAAGCGCTCTGCTAGGCCGTAACTGACACTGAGGGACGAAAGCTAGGGGAGCGAATGGGATTAGATACCCCAGTAGTCCTAGCCGTAAACGATGGATACTAGGCGTGGCTTGTATCGACCCGAGCCGTGCCGTAGCTAACGCGTTAAGTATCCCGCCTGGGGAGTACGCACGCAAGTGTGAAACTCAAAGGAATTGACGGGGGCCCGCACAAGCCGTGGAGTATGTGGTTTAATTCGATGCAACGCGAAGAACCTTACCAAGACTTGACATGTCGCGAATCCTGCTGAAAGGTGGGAGTGCCTTCGGGAGCGCGAACACAGGTGGTGCATGGCTGTCGTCAGCTCGTGTCGTGAGATGTTGGGTTAAGTCCCGCAACGAGCGCAACCCTCGTTTTTAGTTGCCAGCACTTAGGGTGGGCACTCTAGAGAGACTGCCGGTGACAAACCGGAGGAAGGTGGGGATGACGTCAAGTCAGCATGCCCCTTACGTCTTGGGCTACACACGTACTACAATGCTACGGACAGAGGGCAGCAAGCTAGCGATAGCAAGCTAATCCCGGAAACCGTAGCTCAGTTCAGATCGCAGGCTGCAACTCGCCTGCGTGAAGGAGGAATCGCTAGTAATTGCAGGTCAGCATACTGCAGTGAATTCGTTCCCGGGCCTTGTACACACCGCCCGTCACACCATGGAAGCTGGTCACGCCCGAAGTCGTTACCCCAACCTTTCGAGGAGGGGGATGCCTAAGGCAGGACTGGTGACTGGGGTGAAGTCGTAACAAGGTAGCCGTACCGGAAGGTGTGGCTGGATCACCTCCTTTTAGGGAGACCGAATCCACTCAAATATCGAAAAACACACAGTTAAATAGATATTGAGTTGGTCATTCCTAGGTCGGTCGCAGATATTTGTTGAGGCTTTCAAACTATGATTGGGTTCGTATGGGCTATTAGCTCAGGTGGTTAGAGCGCACCCCTGATAAGGGTGAGGTCCCTGGTTCGAGTCCAGGATGGCCCACCTGAAAGAATTTTAGATTTTAAATTTTAAATTTTGGATTGAAAAAACCAATCTAAAATCACAAATCTAAAATCCAAAATTTGATCTGGGGGTTTAGCTCAGTTGGTAGAGCGCCTGCTTTGCAAGCAGGATGTCAGCGGTTCGAGTCCGCTAACCTCCACATGGTTTATTGTGACAGCCAAAAAAGCTAAACACATTCTAGGTAGTAAACCACCGAGGAATGTAAAACATGTTTTGTGGCGGCGATAACAGTGTGCTAAGATAATAGATCGGGAAGAAAGTCAGCAACATGGCTCAAAGCCAGACTGCTGGGAGAAACCTAGCCAGAACCTTGAAAACTGCATAGTAACGCGAAAAAGAAGCAGGCAGACGAATCTGAATGCTGAGTAGTGAGTACGAAGTGGAG contains these protein-coding regions:
- a CDS encoding trans-aconitate 2-methyltransferase, with protein sequence MPQLFPGEVFANTADFDTGIRQLIPRYDEMLEVITCCLPPTTHRVLELGCGTGELTLKILKRFPDAKVIALDYSPRMLQFAQDKIKKSGYEHRWTGIEADFGDWANNPEKFEIGNEFDASVSSLAIHHLEDEMKFKLFQQVADSLTHNGCFWNADPILPELPALAEVYKAVREEWITQQRPELAETRAEVGITDTQGYSHSDQLATLDTHVQMLSIAGFETVAIPWKYYGLAVFGGWV
- the glyQ gene encoding glycine--tRNA ligase subunit alpha, giving the protein MNFQSVIAKLHQFWGESLAEISGSQRGCLIAQPYDMEKGAGTKNPHTFLRALGPEPWAVAYVEPCRRPTDGRYGENPNRFQHYYQYQVLIKPSPDNIQEIYLDSLRALGIRPEDHDIRFVEDNWEDATVGAWGTGWEVWLDGMEITQFTYFQQCGGIDCRPVSIEITYGLERLAMYLQEVEAITKIQWTDYITYGDVHLQGEIEQCTYNFEASNPELLLTLFNLYEQEATQLTERGLVLPSLDYVIKCSHTFNLLDARGVISVTERTRYIARIRHLARKIAQLYVEQREKLGFPLLKGITA